From Haemorhous mexicanus isolate bHaeMex1 chromosome 1, bHaeMex1.pri, whole genome shotgun sequence, one genomic window encodes:
- the LOC132338847 gene encoding mucin-3A-like isoform X1: MDTWTEPQSPGWTHRHTDTHREPGWTHGHTDRRTDTQSPGWTHRHTDTWTDTQTHRALDGHTWTHGQTHRHTQSPGWTHGHTDRPTDTQSLDGHTDTRTDTQTHTEPGWTHGHTDRPTDTHTEPGWTHGHTDTWTDTQSLDGHMDTRTDTQTHTQPGWTHGHTDRHTDTRTDPQTHTEPGWTHGHTDRHTDTHREPGWTHGQTHRALDGHMDRHTDTHTEPGWTHGQMHRALDGHTDRHTDTQTHRAWMDTRTDAQSPGWTHGQTHGHTDIAWMDTRTEPQSPGWTHGQTHRHTQRAWMDTRTHRQTHRAWMDTRTHRQTHRHTDTQPWMDGQTHGRTDNPKCAPSPPALLPPEPPGFDPAHRDPRKGAGPRGAWFCQGLVCYWVWLLWRAWLDDRRGFVNGRVSCGEAWLVSGRGFINRHVSCEEVWFANGRGFVNGRVSWGGVVC, encoded by the exons ATGGACACATGGACAGAGCCACAGAGCCCTggatggacacacagacacacggacacacacagagagcctggatggacacacggacacacggacagacgcacagacacacagagccctggatggacacacagacacacggacacatggacagacacacagacacacagagccctggatggacacacatggacacacggacagacccacagacacacacagagccctggatggacacacggacacacggacagacccacagacacacagagcctggatggacacacggacacacggacagacacacagacacacacagagcctggatggacacatggacacacagacagacccacagacacacacacagagcctggatggacacacggacacacggacacatggacagacacacagagcctagatggacacatggacacacggacagacacacagacacacacacagcctggatggacacacggacacacggacagacacacggacacacggacagacccacagacacacacagagcctggatggacac atggacacacggacagacacacagacacacacagagagcctggatggacacacggacagacacacagagccctggatggacacatggacagacacacagacacacacacagagcctggatggacacacggacagatgcacagagccctggatggacacacggacagacacactgacacacagacacacagagcctggatggacacacggacagacgcacagagccctggatggacacacggacagacacacggacacacagacaTAGCatggatggacacacggacagagccacagagccctggatggacacacggacagacacacagacacacacagagagcctggatggacacacggacacacagacagacacacagagcctggatggacacacggacacacagacagacacacagacacacggacacacagcCCTGGATGGACGGACAGACCCACGGACGCACGGACAATCCCAagtgtgcccccagccccccagccctgctccccccagagccccccgggTTTGACCCCGCCCACCGGGACCCCCGCAAGGGGGCGGGGCCTCGAGGGGCGTGGTTCTGCCAGGGCCTGGTTTGTTATTGGGTGTGGCTTTTGTGGAGGGCGTGGCTTGATGACAGGCGTGGCTTTGTTAATGGGCGTGTCTCATGTGGGGAGGCGTGGCTTGTTAGTGGGCGTGGCTTTATTAATAGGCATGTATCATGTGAGGAGGTGTGGTTTGCTAATGGGCGTGGCTTTGTTAATGGGCGTGTCTCATGGGGAGGTGTGGTTTGTTAA
- the LOC132338847 gene encoding uncharacterized protein SPEM3-like isoform X8, with translation MDTHGHTDRPTDTHRALDGHTDTRTDPQTHRAWMDTRTHGQTHRHTEPGWTHGHTDTWTDTQSLDGHMDTRTDTQTHTQPGWTHGHTDRHTDTRTDPQTHTEPGWTHGHTDRHTDTHREPGWTHGQTHRALDGHMDRHTDTHTEPGWTHGQMHRALDGHTDRHTDTQTHRAWMDTRTDAQSPGWTHGQTHGHTDIAWMDTRTEPQSPGWTHGQTHRHTQRAWMDTRTHRQTHRAWMDTRTHRQTHRHTDTQPWMDGQTHGRTDNPKCAPSPPALLPPEPPGFDPAHRDPRKGAGPRGAWFCQGLVCYWVWLLWRAWLDDRRGFVNGRVSCGEAWLVSGRGFINRHVSCEEVWFANGRGFVNGRVSWGGVVC, from the exons atggacacacatggacacacggacagacccacagacacacacagagccctggatggacacacggacacacggacagacccacagacacacagagcctggatggacacacggacacacggacagacacacag acacacagagcctggatggacacacggacacacggacacatggacagacacacagagcctagatggacacatggacacacggacagacacacagacacacacacagcctggatggacacacggacacacggacagacacacggacacacggacagacccacagacacacacagagcctggatggacac atggacacacggacagacacacagacacacacagagagcctggatggacacacggacagacacacagagccctggatggacacatggacagacacacagacacacacacagagcctggatggacacacggacagatgcacagagccctggatggacacacggacagacacactgacacacagacacacagagcctggatggacacacggacagacgcacagagccctggatggacacacggacagacacacggacacacagacaTAGCatggatggacacacggacagagccacagagccctggatggacacacggacagacacacagacacacacagagagcctggatggacacacggacacacagacagacacacagagcctggatggacacacggacacacagacagacacacagacacacggacacacagcCCTGGATGGACGGACAGACCCACGGACGCACGGACAATCCCAagtgtgcccccagccccccagccctgctccccccagagccccccgggTTTGACCCCGCCCACCGGGACCCCCGCAAGGGGGCGGGGCCTCGAGGGGCGTGGTTCTGCCAGGGCCTGGTTTGTTATTGGGTGTGGCTTTTGTGGAGGGCGTGGCTTGATGACAGGCGTGGCTTTGTTAATGGGCGTGTCTCATGTGGGGAGGCGTGGCTTGTTAGTGGGCGTGGCTTTATTAATAGGCATGTATCATGTGAGGAGGTGTGGTTTGCTAATGGGCGTGGCTTTGTTAATGGGCGTGTCTCATGGGGAGGTGTGGTTTGTTAA
- the LOC132338847 gene encoding uncharacterized protein SPEM3-like isoform X9 — protein sequence MDTRTDTQTHTQPGWTHGHTDRHTDTRTDPQTHTEPGWTHGHTDRHTDTHREPGWTHGQTHRALDGHMDRHTDTHTEPGWTHGQMHRALDGHTDRHTDTQTHRAWMDTRTDAQSPGWTHGQTHGHTDIAWMDTRTEPQSPGWTHGQTHRHTQRAWMDTRTHRQTHRAWMDTRTHRQTHRHTDTQPWMDGQTHGRTDNPKCAPSPPALLPPEPPGFDPAHRDPRKGAGPRGAWFCQGLVCYWVWLLWRAWLDDRRGFVNGRVSCGEAWLVSGRGFINRHVSCEEVWFANGRGFVNGRVSWGGVVC from the exons atggacacacggacagacacacagacacacacacagcctggatggacacacggacacacggacagacacacggacacacggacagacccacagacacacacagagcctggatggacac atggacacacggacagacacacagacacacacagagagcctggatggacacacggacagacacacagagccctggatggacacatggacagacacacagacacacacacagagcctggatggacacacggacagatgcacagagccctggatggacacacggacagacacactgacacacagacacacagagcctggatggacacacggacagacgcacagagccctggatggacacacggacagacacacggacacacagacaTAGCatggatggacacacggacagagccacagagccctggatggacacacggacagacacacagacacacacagagagcctggatggacacacggacacacagacagacacacagagcctggatggacacacggacacacagacagacacacagacacacggacacacagcCCTGGATGGACGGACAGACCCACGGACGCACGGACAATCCCAagtgtgcccccagccccccagccctgctccccccagagccccccgggTTTGACCCCGCCCACCGGGACCCCCGCAAGGGGGCGGGGCCTCGAGGGGCGTGGTTCTGCCAGGGCCTGGTTTGTTATTGGGTGTGGCTTTTGTGGAGGGCGTGGCTTGATGACAGGCGTGGCTTTGTTAATGGGCGTGTCTCATGTGGGGAGGCGTGGCTTGTTAGTGGGCGTGGCTTTATTAATAGGCATGTATCATGTGAGGAGGTGTGGTTTGCTAATGGGCGTGGCTTTGTTAATGGGCGTGTCTCATGGGGAGGTGTGGTTTGTTAA
- the LOC132338847 gene encoding filaggrin-2-like isoform X3: MDTWTEPQSPGWTHRHTDTHREPGWTHGHTDRRTDTQSPGWTHRHTDTWTDTQTHRALDGHTDTRTDPQTHRAWMDTRTHGQTHRHTEPGWTHGHTDTWTDTQSLDGHMDTRTDTQTHTQPGWTHGHTDRHTDTRTDPQTHTEPGWTHGHTDRHTDTHREPGWTHGQTHRALDGHMDRHTDTHTEPGWTHGQMHRALDGHTDRHTDTQTHRAWMDTRTDAQSPGWTHGQTHGHTDIAWMDTRTEPQSPGWTHGQTHRHTQRAWMDTRTHRQTHRAWMDTRTHRQTHRHTDTQPWMDGQTHGRTDNPKCAPSPPALLPPEPPGFDPAHRDPRKGAGPRGAWFCQGLVCYWVWLLWRAWLDDRRGFVNGRVSCGEAWLVSGRGFINRHVSCEEVWFANGRGFVNGRVSWGGVVC, from the exons ATGGACACATGGACAGAGCCACAGAGCCCTggatggacacacagacacacggacacacacagagagcctggatggacacacggacacacggacagacgcacagacacacagagccctggatggacacacagacacacggacacatggacagacacacag acacacagagccctggatggacacacggacacacggacagacccacagacacacagagcctggatggacacacggacacacggacagacacacag acacacagagcctggatggacacacggacacacggacacatggacagacacacagagcctagatggacacatggacacacggacagacacacagacacacacacagcctggatggacacacggacacacggacagacacacggacacacggacagacccacagacacacacagagcctggatggacac atggacacacggacagacacacagacacacacagagagcctggatggacacacggacagacacacagagccctggatggacacatggacagacacacagacacacacacagagcctggatggacacacggacagatgcacagagccctggatggacacacggacagacacactgacacacagacacacagagcctggatggacacacggacagacgcacagagccctggatggacacacggacagacacacggacacacagacaTAGCatggatggacacacggacagagccacagagccctggatggacacacggacagacacacagacacacacagagagcctggatggacacacggacacacagacagacacacagagcctggatggacacacggacacacagacagacacacagacacacggacacacagcCCTGGATGGACGGACAGACCCACGGACGCACGGACAATCCCAagtgtgcccccagccccccagccctgctccccccagagccccccgggTTTGACCCCGCCCACCGGGACCCCCGCAAGGGGGCGGGGCCTCGAGGGGCGTGGTTCTGCCAGGGCCTGGTTTGTTATTGGGTGTGGCTTTTGTGGAGGGCGTGGCTTGATGACAGGCGTGGCTTTGTTAATGGGCGTGTCTCATGTGGGGAGGCGTGGCTTGTTAGTGGGCGTGGCTTTATTAATAGGCATGTATCATGTGAGGAGGTGTGGTTTGCTAATGGGCGTGGCTTTGTTAATGGGCGTGTCTCATGGGGAGGTGTGGTTTGTTAA
- the LOC132338847 gene encoding filaggrin-2-like isoform X2 yields the protein MDTWTEPQSPGWTHRHTDTHREPGWTHGHTDRRTDTQSPGWTHRHTDTWTDTQTHRALDGHTDRPTDTQSLDGHTDTRTDTQTHTEPGWTHGHTDRPTDTHTEPGWTHGHTDTWTDTQSLDGHMDTRTDTQTHTQPGWTHGHTDRHTDTRTDPQTHTEPGWTHGHTDRHTDTHREPGWTHGQTHRALDGHMDRHTDTHTEPGWTHGQMHRALDGHTDRHTDTQTHRAWMDTRTDAQSPGWTHGQTHGHTDIAWMDTRTEPQSPGWTHGQTHRHTQRAWMDTRTHRQTHRAWMDTRTHRQTHRHTDTQPWMDGQTHGRTDNPKCAPSPPALLPPEPPGFDPAHRDPRKGAGPRGAWFCQGLVCYWVWLLWRAWLDDRRGFVNGRVSCGEAWLVSGRGFINRHVSCEEVWFANGRGFVNGRVSWGGVVC from the exons ATGGACACATGGACAGAGCCACAGAGCCCTggatggacacacagacacacggacacacacagagagcctggatggacacacggacacacggacagacgcacagacacacagagccctggatggacacacagacacacggacacatggacagacacacagacacacagagccctggat ggacacacggacagacccacagacacacagagcctggatggacacacggacacacggacagacacacagacacacacagagcctggatggacacatggacacacagacagacccacagacacacacacagagcctggatggacacacggacacacggacacatggacagacacacagagcctagatggacacatggacacacggacagacacacagacacacacacagcctggatggacacacggacacacggacagacacacggacacacggacagacccacagacacacacagagcctggatggacac atggacacacggacagacacacagacacacacagagagcctggatggacacacggacagacacacagagccctggatggacacatggacagacacacagacacacacacagagcctggatggacacacggacagatgcacagagccctggatggacacacggacagacacactgacacacagacacacagagcctggatggacacacggacagacgcacagagccctggatggacacacggacagacacacggacacacagacaTAGCatggatggacacacggacagagccacagagccctggatggacacacggacagacacacagacacacacagagagcctggatggacacacggacacacagacagacacacagagcctggatggacacacggacacacagacagacacacagacacacggacacacagcCCTGGATGGACGGACAGACCCACGGACGCACGGACAATCCCAagtgtgcccccagccccccagccctgctccccccagagccccccgggTTTGACCCCGCCCACCGGGACCCCCGCAAGGGGGCGGGGCCTCGAGGGGCGTGGTTCTGCCAGGGCCTGGTTTGTTATTGGGTGTGGCTTTTGTGGAGGGCGTGGCTTGATGACAGGCGTGGCTTTGTTAATGGGCGTGTCTCATGTGGGGAGGCGTGGCTTGTTAGTGGGCGTGGCTTTATTAATAGGCATGTATCATGTGAGGAGGTGTGGTTTGCTAATGGGCGTGGCTTTGTTAATGGGCGTGTCTCATGGGGAGGTGTGGTTTGTTAA
- the LOC132338847 gene encoding filaggrin-2-like isoform X6: MCSAGSDGWTHGHRDRQTRHGHRDRATDASPAGTGPWTVPQRDPWTVTAPDGHTDTHRAWMDTRTDAQTDTAWTQGQTHGHTDIAWMDTRTEPQSPGWTHGHTDTWTDTHTEPGWTHGHTDRHTDTHRAWMDTWTHRQTHRHTHRAWMDTRTHGHMDRHTEPRWTHGHTDRHTDTHTAWMDTRTHGQTHGHTDRPTDTHRAWMDTRTDTRTHGQTHGHTQSPGWTHGQMHRHTEPWMDTRTDTQTHTESLDGHTDRHTEPWMDTWTDTQTHTQSLDGHTDRCTEPWMDTRTDTLTHRHTEPGWTHGQTHRALDGHTDRHTDTQT; this comes from the exons atgtgctctgctggaagtgatggatggacacacggacaccgGGACAGACAGACGCGgcatggacacagggacagagccacgGACGCGtctccagcagggacaggcccaTGGACAGTCCCGCAGAGGGACCCATGGACAGTGACAGCCCCGGATGGACACACGGAC acacacagagcctggatggacacacggacagacgCACAGACAGACACGgcatggacacagggacagacacacggacacacagacatagcctggatggacacacggacagagccacagagccctggatggacacacggacacacggacacatggacagacac acacacagagcctggatggacacacggacacacggacagacacacagacacacacagagcctggatggacacatggacacacagacagacccacagacacacacacagagcctggatggacacacggacacacggacacatggacagacacacagagcctagatggacacatggacacacggacagacacacagacacacacacagcctggatggacacacggacacacggacagacacacggacacacggacagacccacagacacacacagagcctggatggacacacggacagacacacggacacacggacagacacacggacacacacagagccctggatggacacatggacagatgcacagacacacagagccctggatggacacacggacagacacacagacacacacagagagcctggatggacacacggacagacacacagagccctggatggacacatggacagacacacagacacacacacagagcctggatggacacacggacagatgcacagagccctggatggacacacggacagacacactgacacacagacacacagagcctggatggacacacggacagacgcacagagccctggatggacacacggacagacacacggacacacagacaTAG
- the LOC132338847 gene encoding filaggrin-2-like isoform X7: MDTRTHGQTHGHTDIAWMDTRTEPQSPGWTHGQTDTWTDTRTHRHSLDGHTDTQTHGQTHGHTDIAWMDTRTEPQSPGWTHGHTDTWTDTHTEPGWTHGHTDRHTDTHRAWMDTWTHRQTHRHTHRAWMDTRTHGHMDRHTEPRWTHGHTDRHTDTHTAWMDTRTHGQTHGHTDRPTDTHRAWMDTRTDTRTHGQTHGHTQSPGWTHGQMHRHTEPWMDTRTDTQTHTESLDGHTDRHTEPWMDTWTDTQTHTQSLDGHTDRCTEPWMDTRTDTLTHRHTEPGWTHGQTHRALDGHTDRHTDTQT, encoded by the exons ATGGACACACGGACgcacggacagacacacggacacacagacatagcctggatggacacacggacagaaccacagagccctggatggacacacggacagacagacacatggacagacacacggacacacagacaTAGCCTggacggacacacggacacacagacacat ggacagacacacggacacacagacatagcctggatggacacacggacagagccacagagccctggatggacacacggacacacggacacatggacagacac acacacagagcctggatggacacacggacacacggacagacacacagacacacacagagcctggatggacacatggacacacagacagacccacagacacacacacagagcctggatggacacacggacacacggacacatggacagacacacagagcctagatggacacatggacacacggacagacacacagacacacacacagcctggatggacacacggacacacggacagacacacggacacacggacagacccacagacacacacagagcctggatggacacacggacagacacacggacacacggacagacacacggacacacacagagccctggatggacacatggacagatgcacagacacacagagccctggatggacacacggacagacacacagacacacacagagagcctggatggacacacggacagacacacagagccctggatggacacatggacagacacacagacacacacacagagcctggatggacacacggacagatgcacagagccctggatggacacacggacagacacactgacacacagacacacagagcctggatggacacacggacagacgcacagagccctggatggacacacggacagacacacggacacacagacaTAG
- the LOC132338847 gene encoding mucin-3A-like isoform X4 produces MDRATEPWMDTQTHGHTQRAWMDTRTHGQTHRHTEPWMDTQTHGHMDRHTDTQSPGWTHGHTDRPTDTQSLDGHTDTRTDTQTHTEPGWTHGHTDRPTDTHTEPGWTHGHTDTWTDTQSLDGHMDTRTDTQTHTQPGWTHGHTDRHTDTRTDPQTHTEPGWTHGHTDRHTDTHREPGWTHGQTHRALDGHMDRHTDTHTEPGWTHGQMHRALDGHTDRHTDTQTHRAWMDTRTDAQSPGWTHGQTHGHTDIAWMDTRTEPQSPGWTHGQTHRHTQRAWMDTRTHRQTHRAWMDTRTHRQTHRHTDTQPWMDGQTHGRTDNPKCAPSPPALLPPEPPGFDPAHRDPRKGAGPRGAWFCQGLVCYWVWLLWRAWLDDRRGFVNGRVSCGEAWLVSGRGFINRHVSCEEVWFANGRGFVNGRVSWGGVVC; encoded by the exons ATGGACAGAGCCACAGAGCCCTggatggacacacagacacacggacacacacagagagcctggatggacacacggacacacggacagacgcacagacacacagagccctggatggacacacagacacacggacacatggacagacacacag acacacagagccctggatggacacacggacacacggacagacccacagacacacagagcctggatggacacacggacacacggacagacacacagacacacacagagcctggatggacacatggacacacagacagacccacagacacacacacagagcctggatggacacacggacacacggacacatggacagacacacagagcctagatggacacatggacacacggacagacacacagacacacacacagcctggatggacacacggacacacggacagacacacggacacacggacagacccacagacacacacagagcctggatggacac atggacacacggacagacacacagacacacacagagagcctggatggacacacggacagacacacagagccctggatggacacatggacagacacacagacacacacacagagcctggatggacacacggacagatgcacagagccctggatggacacacggacagacacactgacacacagacacacagagcctggatggacacacggacagacgcacagagccctggatggacacacggacagacacacggacacacagacaTAGCatggatggacacacggacagagccacagagccctggatggacacacggacagacacacagacacacacagagagcctggatggacacacggacacacagacagacacacagagcctggatggacacacggacacacagacagacacacagacacacggacacacagcCCTGGATGGACGGACAGACCCACGGACGCACGGACAATCCCAagtgtgcccccagccccccagccctgctccccccagagccccccgggTTTGACCCCGCCCACCGGGACCCCCGCAAGGGGGCGGGGCCTCGAGGGGCGTGGTTCTGCCAGGGCCTGGTTTGTTATTGGGTGTGGCTTTTGTGGAGGGCGTGGCTTGATGACAGGCGTGGCTTTGTTAATGGGCGTGTCTCATGTGGGGAGGCGTGGCTTGTTAGTGGGCGTGGCTTTATTAATAGGCATGTATCATGTGAGGAGGTGTGGTTTGCTAATGGGCGTGGCTTTGTTAATGGGCGTGTCTCATGGGGAGGTGTGGTTTGTTAA
- the LOC132338847 gene encoding filaggrin-2-like isoform X5 — protein sequence MDTWTHGQTHRHTHSLDGHTDTRTDTRTHGQTHRHTQSLDGHTDRHTDTRTDTRTHTEPWMDTWTDAQTHRALDGHTDRHTDTHREPGWTHGQTHRALDGHMDRHTDTHTEPGWTHGQMHRALDGHTDRHTDTQTHRAWMDTRTDAQSPGWTHGQTHGHTDIAWMDTRTEPQSPGWTHGQTHRHTQRAWMDTRTHRQTHRAWMDTRTHRQTHRHTDTQPWMDGQTHGRTDNPKCAPSPPALLPPEPPGFDPAHRDPRKGAGPRGAWFCQGLVCYWVWLLWRAWLDDRRGFVNGRVSCGEAWLVSGRGFINRHVSCEEVWFANGRGFVNGRVSWGGVVC from the coding sequence atggacacatggacacacggacagacacacagacacacacacagcctggatggacacacggacacacggacagacacacggacacacggacagacccacagacacacacagagcctggatggacacacggacagacacacggacacacggacagacacacggacacacacagagccctggatggacacatggacagatgcacagacacacagagccctggatggacacacggacagacacacagacacacacagagagcctggatggacacacggacagacacacagagccctggatggacacatggacagacacacagacacacacacagagcctggatggacacacggacagatgcacagagccctggatggacacacggacagacacactgacacacagacacacagagcctggatggacacacggacagacgcacagagccctggatggacacacggacagacacacggacacacagacaTAGCatggatggacacacggacagagccacagagccctggatggacacacggacagacacacagacacacacagagagcctggatggacacacggacacacagacagacacacagagcctggatggacacacggacacacagacagacacacagacacacggacacacagcCCTGGATGGACGGACAGACCCACGGACGCACGGACAATCCCAagtgtgcccccagccccccagccctgctccccccagagccccccgggTTTGACCCCGCCCACCGGGACCCCCGCAAGGGGGCGGGGCCTCGAGGGGCGTGGTTCTGCCAGGGCCTGGTTTGTTATTGGGTGTGGCTTTTGTGGAGGGCGTGGCTTGATGACAGGCGTGGCTTTGTTAATGGGCGTGTCTCATGTGGGGAGGCGTGGCTTGTTAGTGGGCGTGGCTTTATTAATAGGCATGTATCATGTGAGGAGGTGTGGTTTGCTAATGGGCGTGGCTTTGTTAATGGGCGTGTCTCATGGGGAGGTGTGGTTTGTTAA